From Gracilimonas sp.:
GTTTGACCGACTGGATGAACCTGGCATCGGGCTTGGTAAGGATGGGCGAAAAGTGCTGGTATATAGGGATCTTAAAAGTCTTGAACCAAATATAGATAAGCGTCAGCCTGAACGGGAAGTAGAATTGCATCTGACCGGAAACATGGAGCGTTATATGTGGTCGTTTGATGGAAAAGAATTCCATGAAGTTAATGGGCCTATTGAATTTCAACACAATGAACGCCTGCGTTTAACATTGGTCAACGATACTATGATGGAACATCCAATTCACTTACATGGAATGTGGATGGAACTGGAAAATGGGAATGGCAACTATAATCCCAGAAAACACACACTATTAGTACAACCCGCTCAAAGGATTTCAGCTCTGGTAACTCCACGCGATAAAGGGCGTTGGGCCTTCCACTGCCACATTCTGTATCACATGGAAATGGGAATGTTTAGAGTGGTTCAGGTAAGTGATGAAGATGGAGGTATCTACGGATGAAATCAATAACAAGAATAAAAATAAAAGTTGAATTACTATTAACTCTGATGAATTTAACTATTAAAAAAATTCGACCAAAAATAGCATTAGCTCTTTTTATGTTTTCATTATTATTGGGGACAAATTCGGTAATTGCCCAAAAAGCCCCTCCATTTAGTAATGATATCATGCCGGATAATAAAACCTATTATTTTTTCCAGGCTGACCGCTTTGAGTTTTACTCAATTGGGGATCCAGGTCCGATTGTGTGGGATGCCCAGGGTTATATTGGCAAAGACATCAATAAATTTTGGTTTAAGGCAGAAGGGGAAGCCCTTACTACTGAGCGTGAAGGCGAAATGGAATTTCAAGGGTTATATAGCCGTGCTATAACTTCCTATTTTGACATTCAGGCCGGTTTAAGATATGATTTAGCTTATAACGATACAGAAGATAATTCCAGAGGCTTTGCTGTCATTGGAATTCAAGGGCTTGCGCCTTACTTATTCGAAGTGGACGGAAGTTTTCAGCTTAGTGAAGATGGAGATATTTCTGCTTCTTTTGAAGGGGAAATTGATTTATTAGTAACACAAAGGTTGATTGCACAACCACGTTTTGCAACTAATTTGGCCTTACAGGAAGTTGAAGAATGGGGGGTCGGTTCTGGTATTAATAATGTTCAGCTTGGTTTTAGACTCAGGTATGAGATCCGACGTGAGTTTGCTCCTTATGTGGGTATATCGTGGAACCAAAAACTTGGTAGCACCGCTGACTTTGCCCGTCTAGAAGATGGAGATGTAAGTGCCTTTGGCCTTGTTGGCGGCGTTCGCATGTGGTTTTAATTCCCGGAAAATTTTTCAGCGGTTAAGCAAACACCGGTTAGATCAATAATGAAAGAAACACCAATAGCACAATTTCCCTGACATTTATTTGTACCCCAAAAATGTGCGCCCGGTTCTGATACGGCCGGGCGCATTTTTTTTGCGTGCCCATTAAATGGTTATCGTTCAAATTCAAGTAAAATGGGGTATTCTGATTAGGAAGTCATGCCACCGTCAACGGGATTAATAGTACCTGTGACGTAACTACTTTCATCGCTCGCTAGGAACAGCATCATATTTGCAACGTCTTGATTATCCGCATACCTCTTCAGTGGAATCATGGATTCAAACTGTTCTTTAGCCTGATCTGCATTATCAGGCGAAAATCCGCTTTCCAAAGATCGCATCATTCGATTATCTACTGGAGCAGGATTTACCGTATTCACTCTAATGTTTTTTGGAGCTCCTTCTTTAGCGGCTTCACGCATTAGCCCAATTACTGCATGTTTGCTTGTCGTATATGCTGACATATTTCCCGTTCCCATGAGCCCCGCTACAGAAGATGTAATTATGATACTCCCTCCATTTCGTTTCTCAATTTCTGGAAACGCACTTTTGATGGCATAAAACGGCCCCTTTACATTGATGTCAATGACCTTATCAAAAGTATCAGCTGGGTAATCTACAATGGACTTCACCTCTCCTTCGATACCCGCATTAGCCAGTAGTATGTCTAATCCTCCAAATGCTTCAACAGTTTTCTGAACGGCTTTTCTATTGTCTTCCAAAGAAGAAACATCGCATGTTATATAATTAACGCGATCAGGCTCCCCAATTTTTTCACTGATTTCTTTCAATGCTTCTTCGTCTACATCAGCTAACATCACTGAGGCACCTTCTTTAACGAATAATTCTGCTGTGGTTGAACCAATGCCTCCAGCTCCTCCAGTTACAAGTGCCACTTTATTATCTAAGCGTCCCATTTGTTCTCTTTTTTTAATTGAAATTGCAATTATTAAACATCTTTTAACTTCAAAAAATTCAAATAAAGTTAACGGTAACTGTAGCGTTGCATTTGATAAGCGAAGTCTCTGAAAAATCTCAAGATTACGTTATTCTAGGCCCGGCAGTGGTCGAAACAAGCTCTATCCGTATGCTGATAGTTTTTGAGAACTGGCAGGTTTGTCACTCTCAAGGAATCATAAGAACGGAAACTTCAAATTGTGTTTAGATTCAAATCATATGGCCGCCCACTGTTTTGAAAGACTTCTAAGCATGAAATTAAAAGACCCTCGATTATAAACTAAGACATTTTCAACTGACTCCAAGCTCCCTGTTAACTAAGGCAGTACCATAATCAGGCCATCACTGCTTCAGCTTCAATTTTGGGGTATTACAAATTAGTGATATTTTACTCCCATTCACTTCAGCATTTTTACATCCCAAAAATAGATATCTGGTTGACAAATATACTATTCACATATCTTAACTTATTGTTGATTCTGATTACCACTGTCAGCCTCACTGTTTCCACATTCCATTCCCATCATGATATTCAATGGAACCGTTCGATAAAGCATGCTGATACCGGACATACATTAACAGTCGATTCTTCGCAATGTCCTGTTTGCGGCTATCTGTTTAAAGCCGGTTCGGTTCCGGCTGTATCTTCCACACAGGTTCTGGCCAAATCAACCTTTATCCAGGGCTCAGCTTCATTAGCTTTTCTGTCATACTTCCAAAACCCGGTTTCAGGCCGGTCTCCTCCCGCTTCGAGCTAACTTCTTTCTTTTCAATCTTATTTATATAAACACATGATGGATGATATTTCTTCAATCATGTGGCTTAATTTTATAAATAGGCTAACCTGTTCATTTTTTTACATTCAGCTTAAAGCCATGAAATTATTTAATACTGGAGTTTTATTTTTTCTTTTTCTTTCATTTCTGAGCGGTACCCTCCATGCTCAATCGTTGTCTGGAATTGTTTATGACGAAACAAATATTCCCATGCCGGGCGTACAGGTTCATATACCGGCTATTCATAAAGGAGCCATAACCGATATAAACGGGGCCTTCAGGTTAACGAACCTTCAACAGTCCGTTTTTACGGTTCAATTTTCATTTTTAGGATACAAAACCGAAATCAGAAAAATTAACCTTTCTACAGTTGAACAGCCCATCCGTATTGTAATGGAGCAAACATCACTCAATCTGCCCGGTATAACTGTTACTTCAAATCCGCAGCCCACCGATGTATTGAGTACGTCCCAATCCGTAGCTTCACTGGATGAAGAACAGCTGTTCAGAAACCGGGGCGATGCCATCATGGAATCCCTGGAAGATATTCCGGGTGTCAACACGTACACAACCGGCAACGGTATTGTTAAACCGGTCATCAGGGGATTAAGTTCTCAACGCGTTCTCGTTCTTGTGAATGGAGTACGGCAGGAGGGGCAGCAGTGGGGAGATGAACATTCTCCTGAAATAGACCCTTACAGTGCCCAACGTATTGAAGTGGTAAAAGGCCCCAGCAGTGTCTTATATGGTTCGGACGCTCTGGGAGGTGTCGTAAACGTCATCAAACCCGATTTACCCACAACGGAAAACGATCCTTTGCTGGACGGCAAGATCAATCTGAGCGGG
This genomic window contains:
- a CDS encoding copper resistance protein B, with translation MKSITRIKIKVELLLTLMNLTIKKIRPKIALALFMFSLLLGTNSVIAQKAPPFSNDIMPDNKTYYFFQADRFEFYSIGDPGPIVWDAQGYIGKDINKFWFKAEGEALTTEREGEMEFQGLYSRAITSYFDIQAGLRYDLAYNDTEDNSRGFAVIGIQGLAPYLFEVDGSFQLSEDGDISASFEGEIDLLVTQRLIAQPRFATNLALQEVEEWGVGSGINNVQLGFRLRYEIRREFAPYVGISWNQKLGSTADFARLEDGDVSAFGLVGGVRMWF
- a CDS encoding SDR family oxidoreductase, with amino-acid sequence MGRLDNKVALVTGGAGGIGSTTAELFVKEGASVMLADVDEEALKEISEKIGEPDRVNYITCDVSSLEDNRKAVQKTVEAFGGLDILLANAGIEGEVKSIVDYPADTFDKVIDINVKGPFYAIKSAFPEIEKRNGGSIIITSSVAGLMGTGNMSAYTTSKHAVIGLMREAAKEGAPKNIRVNTVNPAPVDNRMMRSLESGFSPDNADQAKEQFESMIPLKRYADNQDVANMMLFLASDESSYVTGTINPVDGGMTS